Proteins from a genomic interval of Acinonyx jubatus isolate Ajub_Pintada_27869175 chromosome B4, VMU_Ajub_asm_v1.0, whole genome shotgun sequence:
- the LOC106977149 gene encoding LOW QUALITY PROTEIN: cationic amino acid transporter 3-like (The sequence of the model RefSeq protein was modified relative to this genomic sequence to represent the inferred CDS: inserted 1 base in 1 codon; substituted 1 base at 1 genomic stop codon), whose product MLCQALCRFGQKLVRRCTLEQPVAETARSLTTLDIVALGMDHTMNIIVYILPGEVARDKAGPSIVICFLVAGLTSVLTGLTYAEISSRVPHSGSSYLYSYVTVGELGAFITGWNLLLINTVYVSIVTQTWILVFDNVFGNQIFQMLHDSISLNVSRVFADVLVFFVVFLVLLFIGFLTWKTRQLPVVTKVFTLMKIIVLIFVIIAGFIKGDLHNWQLTEEDYIKAGLNDTSGLGPLGSGGFMPFGFEGILRXAATCLYTFVGFXFIITRVEEAKNPQHSIPRGIVISLFICLLVHFGVFSALTLMVPYYQLQRGSTLPEAFLHIGWAPAYYVVAFGFLCLSINSFDFIFPIQRVIHMMTQDGLLFPVLARIQTGTNIPIVATVIFGIIALVIVFFFGLTDLLGFMSLERLLDFSLLVFGVLIVRYQPEMHNGGNEAEVQDGNREVAAEKLTLQGLLFPGSSIPTPLSSQVVYVCSSLLVLLIILLCLVLAQWPVLLSGDPVWISVVVVLLVLITGLTGVIWRQPQSSTPLYFKVPGLPFLSVLSIFMNVYLMMQMTAGTWAILGVWMLIGFAIYFSYGIQHSLVN is encoded by the exons ATGTTGTGTCAAGCACTTTGCAGATTTGGTCAAAAGCTGGTACGCAGATGTACACTGGAACAACCTGTGGCTGAGACTGCCAGAAGCCTGACCACTCTGGATATAGTGGCCCTGGGTATGGACCATACAATGAATATAATTGTGTATATCCTGCCTGGCGAAGTGGCTAGAGATAAAGCAGGACCATCCATTGTGATCTGCTTCTTGGTGGCTGGCCTAACTTCAGTGTTGACTGGGCTGACCTATGCAGAGATTAGTTCCCGAGTTCCACATTCTGGTTCTTCATATCTCTACAGCTATGTCACTGTAGGTGAACTCGGGGCTTTCATCACTGGCTGGAACCTCCTCCTCATAAATACTGTCTATGTAAGCATTGTGACCCAAACCTGGATCTTAGTTTTTGACAATGTTTTTGGAAACCAGATATTTCAGATGCTGCATGACAGCATCTCACTAAATGTTTCCCGTGTTTTTGCAGATGTTCTAGTCTTCTTTGTTGTGTTCCTTGTGTTGTTATTCATAGGATTTCTGACTTGGAAGACTAGGCAGCTTCCTGTGGTTACCAAAGTGTTCACATTGATGAAaattattgttctcatttttgtcATCATTGCTGGCTTCATTAAGGGGGACCTGCACAACTGGCAGCTCACAGAAGAGGACTACATAAAGGCTGGACTCAATGACACCTCTGGCTTGGGCCCCCTGGGGTCTGGAGGATTTATGCCTTTTGGCTTCGAGGGGATTCTCCGTTGAGCAGCTACCTGTctctatacatttgtgggtt cttttattattacCAGAGTTGAAGAAGCCAAGAATCCCCAACATTCCATCCCCAGGGGCATTGTGATTTCACTGTTCATCTGTCTTTTGGTGCATTTTGGTGTCTTTTCAGCCCTTACACTCATGGTGCCTTACTACCAGCTTCAACGTGGGAGCACCTTGCCTGAGGCATTTCTCCATATTGGCTGGGCCCCTGCCTACTATGTTGTAGCTTTTGGATTCCTCTGTCTTTCTATCAACTCCTTTGACTTTATATTCCCCATACAACGGGTGATACATATGATGACACAGGATGGCCTCCTGTTCCCTGTCCTTGCCAGGATCCAAACTGGCACAAACATCCCCATCGTGGCCACTGTGATCTTTGGCATTATTGCACTAGTCATAGTATTCTTTTTTGGGCTCACTGATCTTCTGGGCTTCATGTCACTTGAGCGCCTGCTAGATTTCTCTCTGCTGGTTTTTGGTGTTCTCATTGTCAGGTATCAGCCTGAGATGCATAATGGGGGAAATGAAGCAGAGGTGCAGGATGGGAATAGAGAAGTTGCAGCAGAGAAGCTGACTCTACAGGGATTACTTTTTCCAGGCAGCTCCATCCCAACTCCACTCTCCAGCCAGGTTGTCTATGTTTGCTCCTCACTGCTTGTTCTGCTGATCATTCTTCTTTGCCTGGTGCTGGCCCAGTGGCCAGTTCTGCTTTCTGGAGACCCAGTGTGGATTTCAGTGGTTGTGGTGCTCCTGGTACTCATCACTGGGCTCACTGGGGTCATCTGGAGACAGCCTCAGAGCTCCACTCCCCTTTACTTTAAGGTCCCTGGTCTGCCTTTCCTCTCAGTACTGAGCATCTTCATGAATGTTTACCTTATGATGCAGATGACAGCTGGCACCTGGGCTATACTTGGTGTCTGGATGCTGATTGGGTTTGCTATCTACTTCAGCTATGGGATCCAGCACAGCCTGGTCAATTAA